From a region of the Palaeococcus ferrophilus DSM 13482 genome:
- a CDS encoding DUF1614 domain-containing protein, with product MRRYLFPPLALPFLLILLILLPILFLLFAGTITTAFSRLGLPIPVAYTLFWAALIGSFVNIPIMELKSYGPVVRVREVSFFGIRYPIPYVDWGEQKTVVAVNVGGALVPLSVVLFETLRLIALGAYDLLFKVALATLISSLIIHSFARPVKGLGIAVPTLLPPLVAVAMAFLFGGNMPLIAYTSGTLGVLIGADLMNMDKIKSLGAPMASIGGAGTFDGIFLAGILAVLLV from the coding sequence ATGAGGCGCTACCTCTTTCCCCCGCTGGCACTTCCGTTCCTGCTGATACTTCTCATTCTACTCCCGATACTCTTCCTTCTCTTCGCGGGGACGATAACAACGGCCTTCAGCCGTCTCGGCCTTCCCATCCCTGTTGCATACACGCTCTTCTGGGCCGCCCTCATAGGCAGCTTTGTGAACATACCTATCATGGAGCTCAAGAGCTACGGACCGGTGGTTAGGGTTAGGGAGGTCAGCTTCTTCGGCATCCGCTACCCCATACCCTACGTGGACTGGGGCGAGCAGAAGACCGTGGTCGCTGTAAACGTCGGCGGCGCCCTCGTGCCTTTGAGCGTGGTTCTCTTCGAGACACTCAGGCTCATAGCCCTCGGGGCCTACGACCTACTCTTCAAGGTGGCACTCGCAACGCTTATATCCTCCCTCATAATCCACTCCTTCGCGAGGCCCGTTAAGGGGCTTGGAATAGCCGTTCCGACGCTCTTACCCCCACTGGTGGCTGTGGCGATGGCGTTCCTCTTCGGCGGCAACATGCCCCTCATAGCCTACACCAGCGGCACCCTCGGGGTTCTCATAGGGGCAGATTTAATGAACATGGACAAGATAAAGTCCCTGGGGGCTCCAATGGCGAGCATAGGGGGCGCCGGAACCTTCGATGGAATCTTCCTCGCGGGAATTCTGGCGGTTTTGCTGGTCTGA
- a CDS encoding ASCH domain-containing protein produces the protein MKGLIVREPYATLIVEGKKVWEIRKQRTSVRGTVLILSNGRALGKVKIVDVLGPFTPEELEAHVDKHHASPEFLREYSKGKPLYAWVLSDAQKFEKPKRVEIARGAQVWANVRRLRE, from the coding sequence ATGAAGGGGCTCATAGTGCGCGAACCCTACGCAACGCTCATAGTGGAGGGCAAGAAGGTATGGGAGATACGGAAGCAGAGAACCAGCGTTAGGGGAACGGTTCTCATACTAAGCAACGGGAGGGCTCTTGGGAAGGTCAAAATCGTTGACGTCCTCGGCCCATTCACGCCAGAGGAGCTGGAAGCGCATGTGGACAAACACCACGCGAGCCCGGAGTTCCTGAGGGAGTATTCCAAGGGGAAACCCCTCTACGCCTGGGTCTTAAGCGATGCCCAGAAGTTTGAAAAACCCAAAAGGGTTGAAATCGCCCGGGGAGCCCAGGTGTGGGCGAACGTCAGGAGGCTGAGAGAATGA